In Candidatus Polarisedimenticolia bacterium, the following are encoded in one genomic region:
- a CDS encoding HNH endonuclease signature motif containing protein, whose product EPWPDPHAAPSMVAARTFSVRSRRVPAWVGLLALLEDFVLTWDPPHRIARAPAGASTDEPTRARAGARARVSTGAPKRRGDPVYSRAGWRCSAPGCTSRKNLDDHHVLYRSRRGGNGLDNRVCACRFHHYLGEHGELASCCGKAPLGILWRLGKKDLGVWYRNERRVDAPTPGTEAGSRSDATRS is encoded by the coding sequence CGAACCGTGGCCGGATCCTCACGCCGCGCCGTCCATGGTGGCAGCCCGGACGTTTTCCGTCCGCTCCCGCCGCGTGCCGGCCTGGGTCGGCCTCCTGGCGCTCCTCGAGGACTTCGTCCTCACCTGGGACCCGCCGCACCGTATCGCCCGCGCCCCGGCCGGCGCCTCGACAGACGAGCCGACACGCGCTCGGGCCGGCGCCCGGGCCCGAGTGTCGACCGGCGCCCCGAAGCGCCGCGGCGACCCGGTCTATTCCCGCGCTGGTTGGCGCTGCAGCGCCCCCGGCTGCACCTCGCGGAAGAACCTGGACGACCATCACGTCCTCTACCGCTCCCGGCGCGGCGGCAACGGGCTCGACAACCGAGTCTGCGCGTGCCGTTTCCACCACTACCTGGGAGAGCACGGCGAGCTGGCGTCCTGCTGCGGCAAGGCGCCGCTCGGCATCCTGTGGAGGCTCGGGAAGAAGGACCTCGGGGTCTGGTACCGTAACGAGCGGAGGGTTGACGCGCCAACGCCCGGGACTGAGGCCGGATCGCGCTCCGACGCAACGCGATCCTGA
- the tig gene encoding trigger factor, which translates to MKVVVNELEGCKRGLEVEIPGEQVSEELEKSIREYSRHARVPGFRQGKIPLDVVRQRFGKDVRDEVVGRMVREYSARALEEKKLLPVDAPVLNEVHYEAGRPLTFKATFEVRPVVTVADYRGMAISVARRQVTPEMVAASLAELADRAAKLEEITGRPVQKGDFVVGTLSCRFLKGKGKNLVDEPLFLEAGAENNHPDFNAAILGAQAGDARSFETTYPDEERAGALRGCSVSYTIKIKELKKKVLPNIDDNLAKELGDFQSLAELEKKVKSELERRAKASEEAEAKDKILSYLVERHPIEVPVAMIDSEVDRRLESIVREMIAEGKDPSRAQVDWNEERAKLVPGATKMVRAMLILEAIAEQEGLQATEDDVNAWLKEEARRRQTTVGALKDQLSQSERLSGLRRQIVREKSLDFAFNGANITHEVK; encoded by the coding sequence ATGAAAGTGGTGGTCAACGAGCTGGAAGGCTGCAAGCGCGGTCTCGAGGTCGAGATCCCGGGCGAGCAGGTCTCCGAGGAGCTCGAGAAATCGATCCGGGAGTACTCCCGGCACGCGCGGGTCCCCGGCTTCCGCCAGGGGAAGATCCCGCTCGATGTCGTGCGGCAGCGATTCGGGAAGGACGTCCGGGACGAGGTGGTCGGGCGGATGGTGCGCGAGTACTCGGCCCGGGCCCTCGAGGAGAAGAAGCTCCTGCCGGTGGACGCTCCGGTCCTCAACGAGGTCCACTACGAGGCGGGGCGGCCCCTGACGTTCAAGGCGACCTTCGAGGTCCGGCCGGTCGTGACCGTGGCGGATTATCGCGGCATGGCGATCTCGGTCGCGCGGCGCCAGGTCACCCCCGAGATGGTCGCGGCGTCGCTGGCCGAGCTGGCCGATCGCGCCGCCAAGCTGGAGGAGATCACCGGCCGCCCGGTGCAGAAGGGCGACTTCGTGGTCGGAACGCTGTCGTGCCGGTTCCTCAAGGGGAAGGGGAAGAACCTGGTCGACGAGCCGCTCTTCCTCGAGGCGGGCGCCGAGAACAACCATCCCGACTTCAACGCCGCGATCCTGGGGGCGCAGGCCGGGGATGCGCGCTCGTTCGAGACGACCTACCCCGACGAGGAACGGGCCGGCGCGCTGCGCGGATGCAGCGTCTCCTACACCATAAAAATCAAGGAATTAAAGAAGAAAGTGCTGCCGAATATCGACGACAATCTGGCCAAGGAACTGGGCGATTTTCAGAGTCTCGCCGAGCTCGAAAAGAAGGTGAAAAGCGAGCTGGAAAGACGGGCCAAAGCGTCGGAGGAGGCGGAGGCCAAGGACAAGATCCTGTCCTACCTGGTGGAACGGCACCCGATCGAGGTGCCGGTGGCCATGATCGATTCGGAAGTCGATCGGCGCCTGGAATCGATTGTCCGCGAGATGATCGCGGAGGGAAAGGATCCGTCCAGGGCGCAGGTGGATTGGAACGAGGAGCGGGCGAAGCTGGTCCCGGGGGCCACCAAGATGGTCCGGGCGATGCTGATCCTGGAAGCCATTGCCGAGCAGGAGGGGCTCCAGGCGACCGAAGACGACGTAAACGCCTGGCTGAAGGAGGAGGCGCGGCGGCGTCAGACGACCGTCGGTGCGCTGAAGGATCAACTGTCGCAAAGTGAGCGTCTGTCGGGGCTTAGGCGGCAGATCGTCAGGGAAAAGTCGCTTGACTTTGCGTT